One genomic region from Reichenbachiella ulvae encodes:
- a CDS encoding GNAT family N-acetyltransferase, giving the protein MKPIIEILNNSHQKKEFDCGNSMLNNYIRQQARQDVKRDLSACFVLNDKLSQKVIGYYTLSSNSIPRDDFPDYLIKKLPPSYVNLPTILLGRLAIDKNFKGKGYGELILIDSLNRCVEISQNLGTLAIVVDPIDIDATKFYGKYGFIELSGTGKMFIPIKTVEQSI; this is encoded by the coding sequence TAATAGAAATTCTAAATAACAGCCACCAAAAGAAAGAGTTTGACTGTGGAAACTCAATGCTGAATAATTACATTCGGCAACAAGCTAGACAAGATGTTAAAAGGGACTTATCTGCATGCTTTGTTCTCAATGATAAATTGAGTCAAAAGGTAATCGGCTACTACACATTATCATCTAATTCAATACCAAGAGACGATTTTCCAGATTATCTAATTAAAAAGTTGCCACCTTCATATGTTAATCTTCCGACGATATTGTTAGGAAGGCTGGCCATTGATAAGAATTTCAAAGGAAAGGGCTATGGTGAATTAATTTTAATTGATTCATTAAATAGGTGTGTTGAAATCTCACAAAATTTGGGAACATTGGCAATAGTTGTTGATCCAATTGATATCGATGCAACTAAATTTTATGGTAAATATGGTTTTATCGAGCTTTCTGGAACAGGAAAGATGTTCATTCCAATTAAGACAGTTGAACAATCTATTTAA